The Vicinamibacterales bacterium genomic interval CCTCGTCGACGTCGTGCGCGAACGACTGATCGGGCGTGACGATGTTGAGCGCGATGGAGGTCGGCAGCGCCATGGGTGCTACTGCGCCATCCGCTTCGCGTTCTCCAGCACGTCGTCGATCGTGCCCTGGAGATAGAAGGCCTGTTCCGGAATCGCGTCGTGCTTGCCCTCCGCGATTTCCTTGAAGCCCTTGATGGTATCCGCGATCGAGACGTACTTGCCTTCGCGGCCCGTGAACTGGGACGCGACGAAGAACGGCTGCGAGAGGAAGCGCTGGATCTTCCTGGCGCGGGACACGGTGAGCTTGTCCTCTTCCGACAGCTCGTCGATGCCCAGGATGGCGATGATGTCCTGCAGGTCCTTGTAGCGCTGCAGGATCTGCTTCACCTGGCGGGCCACGTTGTAGTGCTCGGCGCCGATGATGCGGGGATCGAGGATGCGCGAGCTCGAGGCCAGCGGATCCACCGCCGGGTAGATGCCGAGCTCGGCGATCTGGCGCGACAGGTTCGTCGTGGCGTCGAGGTGGGCGAAGGTCGTCGCCGGAGCCGGGTCGGTGTAGTCGTCGGCCGGCACGTAGATGGCCTGCACGGACGTGATCGAGCCGTTCTTGGTCGAGGTGATGCGCTCCTGGAGCTCGCCCATCTCGGTGAGCAGCGTGGGCTGGTAGCCGACGGCCGACGGCATCCGGCCGAGCAGTGCCGACACCTCGGACCCGGCCTGCGTGAATCGGAAGATGTTGTCGATGAACAGGAGCACGTCCTTGTTCTCGGCGTCGCGGAAGTACTCGGCGACCGTGAGGGCCGAGAGGCCGACGCGCTGGCGGGCGCCTGGCGGCTCCGTCATCTGGCCATAGACGAGCGCGGCGCGCGACTTGGACATGTCATCCATGTTGATGACGCCCGACTCCTGGAACTCGAGCCAGAGGTCGTTGCCCTCGCGCGTGCGTTCACCGACGCCGCCGAACACCGACACGCCGCCGTGCTTCATGGCGATGTTGTGGATGAGCTCCATGATGATGACGGTCTTGCCGACGCCGGCGCCGCCGAACAGGCCGATCTTGCCGCCCTGGAGGTACGGCTCCAGCAGATCGATGACCTTGATGCCCGTCTCGAACATCTTCAGCTCGGTGGACTGCTCCACCATCGAGGGCGCCGGCCGGTGGATGGGCCAGTGCTCCTTCGACTCGACCGGGCGATCGGGGAAGTCCACGGGCTCGCCGAGGACGTTCAACACGCGCCCGAGCGTGGCCGGCCCTACGGGGACCGAGATCGGCGCGGAGGTGTCGATCGCCTGCATGCCGCGCTGCATGCCGTCGGTGGGCTTCATGGCCACGGCGCGCACGCGGTTCTCGCCGAGGTGCTGCTGCACCTCGACGACGACGTCGATCGCCTCCGTCGTGGCGGTCTTCTCCGACACCACGCGCACGGCGTTGTAGATGGCCGGCAGGTGCCCTTCGAACTCGACGTCCACCACCGGACCGATTACCTGGATGACCTTGCCGACCTTGTCAGTGTTCATAGGCTTGTGTCGCTTCCGTATCGCTGTACCCGGAGCCTGCGCCCGGATTCCGAGCCCCGGCTAGGTTGCCTGCGCTCCGGCGACGATCTCGATGATCTCGCGCGTGATCGCGGCCTGCCGCACCTTGTTCATGTAGAGGGTGAGCCGGTCCACCATCTCCTTGGCGTTCCTGGTGGCGGCGTCCATCGCCGTCATCCGGGCCGCGTGCTCCGCGGCGGACGACTCGAGCAGCGCCCGGTTGACCTGCACCGCCACGTGGAACGGCAGCAACGTGTCGAGGAGCTCGGCCGGGGACGGTTCGAACAGGTAGTCCGCGCCCTCGACCTTCTCGACATCGAGTTTCGGAATCGGCAGCAGGCGCTCGAGGACGACGCGCTGCGAGATGATCGACCGAAACTCGTTGTAGACGAGATACACCGAGCTGACGTCGGGTCCCAGGAACTCCTGGATGCAGGTGTTCGCGATGGCCTGGGCGTGCGCCCACTTGACGTTCTGGAACAGGCCGACCTCTTCGTACTTGACGTCGAAGCCGCGGCGGTTGAAGAAGTCGCGGCCCTTTCGGCCCACCAGCGCCAGCGCCACTTCGTGGCCGGGTTCGGCAGGGTTCTCCGTGATGTACTGCGCGGCGGACTTGATGACGTTCGTATTGAAGCTGCCGCAGAGCCCGCGGTCGGCGCTGATCACGACGAGCAGCGTGCGGGCGCGCAGCGGATCGTCCTTCAGGAGCGGGTGCGCGGACGGTTCGACCCGGGTCGCCAGGCTGTTGAACACGCGCAGCATCTCCTGCGCATACGGCCGGCTTCGGAGGATCCGTTCCTGGGCGCGGCGCAGCTTCGACGACGAGACCATCTTCATGGCCTTCGTGATCTGCTGCGTCGACTTGGTCGCCCGGACGCGTCGCCGGATGTCGATGAGTGATGGCATCGGGGTTCTCGGACAGGGGCTGGCGGCGCGGCGCCGCCAGCCTCCGGGCCCTCGCTAGGCCCGGGCTCCTGCGGCCGTGAAGGTCTGCACGAACTCCTTGAGCGCGGCGTTCAGCTCCGTCTTGAGCTCGTCGTCCAGGTTCTTCTTCGTCTTGATCGCGCCGAGCAGCGTGCCGAACCGCGTGGCCATGAACGTGTGCAGCTCCTCCTCGGCGCGCCGGACGTCGGCGACGGCGACGTCGTCGAAGTAGCCGTTCGTGCCGGCGTAGAGGGCCACGACCTGCTGTTCGACTGGCAGGGGCGCGTACTGCGGCTGCTTCAGCAGCTCAACGAGGCGGGCACCGCGGTTCAGCTGCTTCTGCGTCGCGGCGTCCAGGTCGCTGCTGCCGAACTGGGCGAAGGCCGACAACTCGCGGAACTGGGCCAGGTCGAGGCGGAGCGTGCCCGCCACCTGCCGCATGGCCTTGATCTGGGCCGAACCGCCGACGCGCGACACGGAGTTGCCGACGTTGATGGCGGGACGGACGCCCTGGTTGAACAGATCCGCTTCCAGGAAGATCTGGCCGTCGGTGATCGAGATGACGTTGGTCGGGATGTACGCCGAGAGGTCGCCCGCCTGGGTCTCGATGATGGGCAGCGACGTGAGCGACCCGCCGCCGTTCGCGTCGTTCAGCTTCGCCGCGCGCTCGAGCAGCCGGGAATGCAGGTAGAAGACGTCGCCGGGGTACGCCTCGCGGCCGGGCGGACGGCGGAGCAGGAGCGAGATCTCGCGGTAGGACTGCGCGTGCTTCGAGAGGTCGTCGTAGATGAGCAGCGCATGACGTCCGCTGTCGCGGAAGTACTCGCCCATGGCCGTGGCCGAGTACGGCGAAATGTACAGCATGGGCGCCGGGTCGGCGGCGGCGGCAGCCACGATGATGCAATATCGCAGCGCGTCGGCTTCCTCGAGCGTCCGGACCACCTGCGCGATGGTCGACTGCTTCTGCCCGATCGCGTTGTAGATGCAGATGACGCCGGTGTCCTTCTGGTTCAGGATGGTGTCGAGGGCGACGGCCGTCTTGCCGGTCTGCCGGTCGCCGATGATCAGCTCGCGCTGGCCGCGGCCGATGGGCACCATGCCGTCGATGGCCTTGAGCCCCGTCTGCATGGGCTCGCGGACCGGCTGGCGATCCACGACTCCGGGCGCGAGCCGCTCGATTGGCGCGAACTGCTTGGTGAGGATCGGTCCCTTGCCGTCGATCGGCTGACCGAGGGCGTTGACGACGCGCCCGAGCATCTCCTCGCCCACCGGGACCGAGATGATGCGCCCGGTGCGCTTGACGGGATCGCCTTCCTTGATTGCGCGGTACTCGCCGAGGAGCACGGCGCCCACGCTGTCCTCCTCGAGGTTCAGCGCGATCCCGAACACGCCGTGGGGGAATTCCAGCATCTCGCCGGCCATGGCGCGTTCGCACCCGTGGACGCGGGCGATGCCGTCGCCAAGGCTGATCACCGTGCCCACCTCCGCGACGTCGACATCGACGGCGAAGCCGCCGATCTGGTCGCGGATGATCTTGGAGATTTCGTCGGCTCTGATGTCCATGCTCTCGCTCGTCTGCCGGCGGTCGAAGGCGCCGGCGGGTTCGTCTACGCGTGTCCTACCAGCTGCTTCTTCAGCTTTTCGAGCTGCGTCCTGACGCTGCCGTCATAGACGGTGCCCCCTACGCTGGCGACGACGCCGCCAAGGAGGTCCGGATCGACGACGGCGTTCACGGCCACGCGCTTGCCCGTAATCGCCGCCAGGCGGTCTTCCACGGCGCGCATGGCATCCGGCGACAGCGCTGTGGCCGAACGAACCTCGGCCTCGACGACCTGCTGCCGCTCCAGCAGGAGCTTGCGGTAGGCGCCGAGGAGGTCGTCCAGCAGGCCGAGCCGGTCGCGTTCGGCAAGCAGCTGCAGCAGCCGCACGCCGGGAGTGGCGATCGAGAGGCGCTCGGCGACGGCGGTTACGATGCCGCGCTTGCCGCTCGCCGAAACGGAGGGCGACAGCAGCGCCTGCCGGAGGTCCGCGTGGTCGCGGACGAGGCCGTTCAGCGCCGTCAGGCCGCGCTCGATGTCCGTGGCCTGATCGCTCGCGACGTCCAGCAGGGCTTTGGCGTACCGGGTGGCCGAGGTTCGTGCCGACATCTACTGCTCCCGCACCTGGTGCACGTAGCGCTCGACGAGTCGCGCGTGGTCGGCCGGAGAAATCTCGTGTTCGAGGCGCTCCTTGGCCAACGACAGCGCGAGAGTCGCGGCGTGGTCGCTCAGTTCCCGCTGCGCGGTCTGGAGCCGCACCTCGATCTCACGCTTGGCCTGCGCCAGAAGGCGGTCGCGATCCGCCACGGCTGCCGCCGCGATTCGCTGCTCTTCTGCAGCGATTTCTTCAGCGCCTCGCGCGCGCAAGGCCGCGAGCTCCCCGGGCAGGGCCTGGAGTTTTCGGTCGACGTCCGCGAGCTGCTGGGTGGCCGTGGAGTTCAGTGCCGCCGCCTCGACGAGGTCCTTTCGGATCTGCGTGGAGCGGTCGGCCAGATACGTGCTGAAGGGTGCGCGGAGGAAGTAGTAGATGCCACCGGCCAGGATCAGGAAGTTCGCGGCGGGCCAGAAGAGGCCGGCGAGTCCGCCGTGCTCGCCGCCGTGCTCCTCGGCGCCGCCTTCGTGCGCGGCGGTGGCCTCGGCGTTGCCCTCCGGCTGTGCGTGCGACGCGGCGGGCTGTCCGGCCCATGCCGTGGCGCCCGTGCACGCGGCGATCAGGACCGCGCCGGCGAACCGGCGGAGCTTGCGCCTTAATTCACAAGCCGTCGCCCGCGCCGACGCCGAGCCGTTGTGTTCGAAGGTCATGGTGGGGTTACGCCGTTCGGCCCAGCACGCGGCTGACGATCTCGCCGGCAAGGTTGGTTGCCTCGCGTTCGAGCGCCGCGCGGGCGGCTGTGGTTTGGGCGGAGAGGGCGGTCGTGGCGCCGGCCATCGATGCCTCCACTTCGCGTCGTGCGTCTGTGAGGAGGGCGGCGCGCTTGTCGAGCGCCGTCCGTCGGGCCTGGTCCATCTGGCCGTAGACCTCAGCCCGGGCCGTGGCCAACGTCCTGTCGAAGTCCTGGCTGGCGGTGGCGGCCTTCTGGGCGGCAGCGTCGGCGAGTTCCCGGGCGTCGCGGATCGCGCGCGAGCGCTTCTCCGAGACCGCGAGGATCGGGGAGAAGATCAGCGAGTTCACGACGAACACGCACAGGATGAAAAGCGCGACGACCCAGAGGGTCGACAGGTCCGGAATCACGGGATGGTGCCTCCGTTGGCTGCCGCCCAGGGGCGGGCCAAAACGCTCTTTTATACCACCTGGCCGCCCAGGCAGGCAAGGATCGGAGGGCAGCAATCGACCTGTTGTGGCAATTCACCTAATCATGACAGGGCGGTCTGACCTGGCTTCGACGGTGCCAATCCGAGCTACCGGCACACCGGCGTTCTCGAGCGCCGTTCGAGCCTGTTCCACGAAAGCGGGCTCCACCGCGACCAGGAGGCCCCCGGACGTCTGAGGATCGAACAGGACGTCCGCCAGGCGCTCGGCATCCGGTGACGCCAACCGCGCGAGCTCGGCGAAGTGGTCGCGATTGCTCGCCAGTCCGCCGGATCGATTGGCCGCGGCCATGTCGGCCACGCCGGGGAGGAGCGGAATGGAGGCGGCTTCGAGACGGAGGGTGACGCCACTCGCGGTCGCCATTTCGACGGCGTGTCCGACCAGGCCGAAGCCGGTGATGTCGGTGCATCCATGGATGGGCGTCTGGCTGAGGGCTTCGGCGGCGGCTTTGTTCAAGGTGCGCATCGATCGAACCGCCGCGTCCACGACGGCTTCAGAGGCCCGGCCGAACTTGATGGCGGTGCCGACGA includes:
- a CDS encoding ATP synthase F0 subunit B, which codes for MIPDLSTLWVVALFILCVFVVNSLIFSPILAVSEKRSRAIRDARELADAAAQKAATASQDFDRTLATARAEVYGQMDQARRTALDKRAALLTDARREVEASMAGATTALSAQTTAARAALEREATNLAGEIVSRVLGRTA
- a CDS encoding ATP synthase F0 subunit B, which translates into the protein MTFEHNGSASARATACELRRKLRRFAGAVLIAACTGATAWAGQPAASHAQPEGNAEATAAHEGGAEEHGGEHGGLAGLFWPAANFLILAGGIYYFLRAPFSTYLADRSTQIRKDLVEAAALNSTATQQLADVDRKLQALPGELAALRARGAEEIAAEEQRIAAAAVADRDRLLAQAKREIEVRLQTAQRELSDHAATLALSLAKERLEHEISPADHARLVERYVHQVREQ
- the atpD gene encoding F0F1 ATP synthase subunit beta, translating into MNTDKVGKVIQVIGPVVDVEFEGHLPAIYNAVRVVSEKTATTEAIDVVVEVQQHLGENRVRAVAMKPTDGMQRGMQAIDTSAPISVPVGPATLGRVLNVLGEPVDFPDRPVESKEHWPIHRPAPSMVEQSTELKMFETGIKVIDLLEPYLQGGKIGLFGGAGVGKTVIIMELIHNIAMKHGGVSVFGGVGERTREGNDLWLEFQESGVINMDDMSKSRAALVYGQMTEPPGARQRVGLSALTVAEYFRDAENKDVLLFIDNIFRFTQAGSEVSALLGRMPSAVGYQPTLLTEMGELQERITSTKNGSITSVQAIYVPADDYTDPAPATTFAHLDATTNLSRQIAELGIYPAVDPLASSSRILDPRIIGAEHYNVARQVKQILQRYKDLQDIIAILGIDELSEEDKLTVSRARKIQRFLSQPFFVASQFTGREGKYVSIADTIKGFKEIAEGKHDAIPEQAFYLQGTIDDVLENAKRMAQ
- the atpH gene encoding ATP synthase F1 subunit delta — its product is MSARTSATRYAKALLDVASDQATDIERGLTALNGLVRDHADLRQALLSPSVSASGKRGIVTAVAERLSIATPGVRLLQLLAERDRLGLLDDLLGAYRKLLLERQQVVEAEVRSATALSPDAMRAVEDRLAAITGKRVAVNAVVDPDLLGGVVASVGGTVYDGSVRTQLEKLKKQLVGHA
- the atpA gene encoding F0F1 ATP synthase subunit alpha; translated protein: MDIRADEISKIIRDQIGGFAVDVDVAEVGTVISLGDGIARVHGCERAMAGEMLEFPHGVFGIALNLEEDSVGAVLLGEYRAIKEGDPVKRTGRIISVPVGEEMLGRVVNALGQPIDGKGPILTKQFAPIERLAPGVVDRQPVREPMQTGLKAIDGMVPIGRGQRELIIGDRQTGKTAVALDTILNQKDTGVICIYNAIGQKQSTIAQVVRTLEEADALRYCIIVAAAAADPAPMLYISPYSATAMGEYFRDSGRHALLIYDDLSKHAQSYREISLLLRRPPGREAYPGDVFYLHSRLLERAAKLNDANGGGSLTSLPIIETQAGDLSAYIPTNVISITDGQIFLEADLFNQGVRPAINVGNSVSRVGGSAQIKAMRQVAGTLRLDLAQFRELSAFAQFGSSDLDAATQKQLNRGARLVELLKQPQYAPLPVEQQVVALYAGTNGYFDDVAVADVRRAEEELHTFMATRFGTLLGAIKTKKNLDDELKTELNAALKEFVQTFTAAGARA
- the atpG gene encoding ATP synthase F1 subunit gamma, which translates into the protein MPSLIDIRRRVRATKSTQQITKAMKMVSSSKLRRAQERILRSRPYAQEMLRVFNSLATRVEPSAHPLLKDDPLRARTLLVVISADRGLCGSFNTNVIKSAAQYITENPAEPGHEVALALVGRKGRDFFNRRGFDVKYEEVGLFQNVKWAHAQAIANTCIQEFLGPDVSSVYLVYNEFRSIISQRVVLERLLPIPKLDVEKVEGADYLFEPSPAELLDTLLPFHVAVQVNRALLESSAAEHAARMTAMDAATRNAKEMVDRLTLYMNKVRQAAITREIIEIVAGAQAT